From the genome of Dickeya aquatica, one region includes:
- a CDS encoding oligogalacturonate-specific porin KdgM family protein: MKIKLLSLAIASLVSVNALAVSIDYRHEMTDNAKVGHKDRLLISHRFANGFGLSSEVKWAQSGRDNNPNKPFHEQVSNGTEVVASYVYKINDMFSIEPGLSLESDSNANNYRPYLRGKVNITEDLSASLRYRPYFKRMSGNINVVTNGVAKDTSESGYNLTANIAYNFLKDYSVEYELDYKHSTKAGSEYFQSDKENYKFEHDVKLAYKIDKNWKPYMAIGNVPGNKNTDERQTRYRVGLQYSF, from the coding sequence ATGAAGATTAAATTATTATCTCTGGCTATTGCCTCTCTGGTTAGCGTTAATGCTCTGGCTGTATCCATCGACTACCGCCATGAAATGACGGATAACGCTAAAGTTGGACATAAAGACCGGCTGTTAATTTCTCATCGTTTTGCTAATGGTTTTGGATTATCTTCCGAAGTCAAATGGGCCCAATCCGGCAGGGATAACAACCCAAACAAACCATTTCATGAACAAGTCAGTAATGGAACCGAAGTCGTTGCCAGCTACGTGTATAAAATTAATGATATGTTCTCGATTGAACCAGGTTTATCTTTAGAATCAGATAGTAATGCAAATAACTATCGTCCATATCTGCGTGGAAAAGTAAACATTACCGAAGATCTCTCTGCTTCACTACGTTATCGCCCTTATTTTAAACGCATGAGTGGCAATATTAACGTGGTCACTAATGGTGTAGCCAAAGATACCAGTGAAAGCGGTTATAACCTGACGGCAAATATTGCCTATAATTTCTTGAAAGATTACTCTGTCGAGTATGAACTGGATTATAAACACTCAACCAAGGCTGGTTCTGAATACTTCCAGTCCGATAAAGAAAACTACAAGTTTGAGCACGATGTCAAACTTGCATATAAAATTGATAAAAACTGGAAGCCATATATGGCAATTGGTAACGTCCCCGGTAATAAAAACACCGACGAACGCCAAACCCGCTATCGCGTTGGCTTGCAATACAGCTTCTAA
- the kduD gene encoding 2-dehydro-3-deoxy-D-gluconate 5-dehydrogenase KduD, which translates to MILETFNLQGKVALITGCDTGLGQGMAVGLAEAGCDIVGVNIVEPKETIEKVTALGRRFLSLTADMSDISVHASLVEKAVAEFGKVDILVNNAGIIRREDAIEFSEKNWDDVMNLNIKSVFFMSQTVARQFIKQGHGGKIINIASMLSFQGGIRVPSYTASKSAVMGITRLLANEWAKHNINVNAIAPGYMATNNTQQLRADQDRSKEILDRIPAGRWGLPQDLQGPAVFLASSASDYINGYTIAVDGGWLAR; encoded by the coding sequence ATGATTTTAGAGACATTCAATTTACAGGGCAAAGTGGCACTGATCACCGGTTGTGATACCGGTCTGGGTCAGGGGATGGCGGTTGGTCTGGCCGAGGCAGGCTGTGATATCGTCGGCGTTAACATCGTCGAGCCAAAAGAAACCATCGAAAAAGTCACCGCCCTGGGTCGCCGCTTCCTCAGCCTGACCGCTGACATGAGTGATATCTCCGTCCATGCTTCACTGGTGGAAAAAGCCGTCGCAGAATTCGGTAAAGTGGATATTCTGGTTAACAACGCCGGTATTATCCGTCGTGAAGATGCCATCGAGTTCAGCGAAAAGAACTGGGATGATGTCATGAACCTGAACATCAAGAGCGTATTCTTCATGTCTCAGACCGTTGCCCGTCAGTTCATCAAGCAAGGTCACGGCGGCAAAATCATTAACATCGCCTCCATGCTCTCTTTCCAGGGTGGTATCCGGGTTCCTTCTTACACTGCATCGAAGAGCGCAGTGATGGGGATCACTCGTCTGTTGGCTAACGAATGGGCGAAGCACAATATCAACGTTAACGCCATCGCCCCCGGCTACATGGCGACGAACAACACCCAGCAGTTGCGTGCCGATCAGGATCGCAGTAAAGAAATCCTTGACCGCATCCCGGCGGGTCGCTGGGGTCTGCCGCAGGATTTGCAGGGCCCGGCCGTGTTCCTGGCTTCCAGCGCTTCTGACTATATAAACGGTTACACCATTGCCGTTGATGGCGGCTGGCTGGCACGCTAA
- a CDS encoding fructosamine kinase family protein, with protein sequence MWQTISQLLEEHLGPGDIRERRELPGGEVHSAWYLRYGHHDVFIKCDGREWLDKFRAEAEQLELLARSKTVRVPRLYGVGSHRNASFLLLEYVTAKPMTTHDAWQLGQRLAYLHQWSEQPQFGLDFDNDLSTTPQPNTWQRHWPVFFAEQRIGWQLQLAAEKGLHFGDIDTLIKCVEQRLSGHQPQPSLLHGDLWSDNYVNSAQGCYLLDPACYWGDRECDLAMLPLHPHLPAQIYDGYQSVWPLESDFLERQPLYQIYVLLNRANLFGGKHVVAAQHAIEHQLV encoded by the coding sequence ATGTGGCAGACCATCAGCCAACTGTTGGAAGAACATCTCGGCCCAGGGGACATCCGGGAACGCCGGGAATTACCCGGTGGTGAAGTCCATAGCGCCTGGTATTTGCGTTATGGGCATCATGATGTCTTTATCAAATGTGATGGCCGTGAATGGCTGGATAAATTCCGGGCCGAGGCTGAACAGCTAGAATTACTGGCTCGCAGTAAAACGGTGCGCGTGCCCAGGCTGTATGGCGTTGGTAGCCATCGTAACGCCAGTTTTTTATTACTGGAGTACGTCACCGCCAAACCGATGACAACGCATGATGCCTGGCAGTTAGGCCAGCGTTTGGCTTATCTGCATCAATGGAGCGAACAGCCCCAGTTCGGCCTTGATTTTGACAACGACCTCTCTACCACTCCCCAACCGAATACCTGGCAACGTCACTGGCCGGTTTTTTTTGCCGAACAACGTATCGGCTGGCAACTACAGTTAGCGGCAGAAAAAGGGCTGCATTTTGGGGATATAGATACGCTTATCAAATGTGTAGAGCAACGCCTGAGCGGCCATCAGCCACAACCTTCGCTGTTGCACGGCGATCTGTGGTCAGATAATTATGTTAACTCCGCACAGGGCTGCTATTTGCTTGATCCGGCCTGTTATTGGGGTGACAGAGAGTGTGATCTGGCGATGTTGCCATTACATCCTCATCTGCCTGCACAGATTTACGACGGCTATCAAAGCGTCTGGCCATTGGAAAGCGATTTCCTTGAGCGCCAGCCACTTTATCAGATTTACGTTCTGCTTAATCGCGCCAATTTATTTGGCGGTAAACATGTGGTGGCCGCCCAACACGCCATAGAACATCAGTTAGTGTAA
- a CDS encoding cupin domain-containing protein, whose product MRRYFIDDETPWEELGGGIKRKIITWSDELMMVCVHFAKGAIGTPHTHDIHDQIAYVAAGSFEVVIEGEKRILKTGDAYMAVKNEMHGVVSLEEGSVLIDTFSPKRADFL is encoded by the coding sequence ATGAGAAGGTACTTTATTGACGATGAGACACCGTGGGAAGAACTGGGCGGTGGCATTAAACGTAAAATCATCACCTGGAGTGATGAGCTGATGATGGTCTGCGTCCATTTCGCTAAAGGCGCTATCGGTACGCCGCACACGCATGATATTCACGATCAAATCGCCTATGTCGCAGCGGGTAGCTTCGAAGTGGTTATCGAAGGCGAAAAACGCATTTTGAAGACCGGTGATGCTTACATGGCCGTGAAAAATGAAATGCACGGTGTGGTGTCGCTGGAAGAGGGCAGTGTCCTAATCGATACCTTCTCACCGAAACGCGCTGACTTTCTGTAA
- the pelW gene encoding pectate disaccharide-lyase PelW: MSIFTDLNTSRKSQIDQWLCAVNSHIEKIQQYGHSTVNPTPLLADGFEIKTLLPVVWKFPDGHDAPIANFASQQNWLRLLISMSAVTETEKYRQHAVSQSEYFLNHFVDENSGLFYWGGHRFINLDSLASEGPESKSLVHELKHHLPYYDFLYQVDAQKTAHFIQGFWNAHVEDWDCLDLGRHGDYAKPRDPSVFLHPHHDVVDPSKWPELPLTKGLTFVNAGTDLIYAAFVYARYTGDASAAAWGKHLYRQYVLARNPETGMPVYQFSSPLQRQPVPADDNQTQSWFGDRAARQFGPEFGAIAREANVLFRDMRPLLIDSPLAMLDILRHQPDADILTWVISGLKSYYQFAYDVDSNSLRPMWNDGQDMTGYRFVRDGYYGKAGTVLKPFPLEGDYLLPLVRAWVLSGDDELDTLITTMLTRLEKQGIHQSASPFLLLAIIELAEAKQSAQWAEYAWQMAEILFKRYFHHGLFVRSEHHRYVRLDDPFPVILLTIIAACRNKWAEIPTVLTQGGYIHGDYRMNGENRVIYDTEFIYPEKSIG; the protein is encoded by the coding sequence ATGAGTATTTTTACCGATTTGAACACCAGCAGAAAATCGCAAATTGACCAATGGCTCTGTGCCGTAAACAGCCATATTGAAAAGATCCAGCAATATGGTCATAGCACCGTGAATCCGACGCCCCTGTTAGCGGATGGGTTTGAAATAAAAACCCTGCTGCCGGTGGTGTGGAAATTTCCTGATGGTCATGATGCACCGATAGCTAATTTTGCCAGCCAGCAAAATTGGCTTCGCTTGCTAATATCTATGAGCGCGGTCACAGAAACAGAAAAATATCGCCAGCATGCCGTATCGCAGAGTGAATATTTTTTAAATCATTTTGTTGATGAGAATAGTGGCCTTTTTTACTGGGGTGGCCATCGTTTTATTAATCTGGACTCGTTAGCCAGTGAAGGGCCGGAATCTAAATCCCTGGTTCATGAATTAAAACATCACCTGCCCTATTACGATTTCTTGTATCAGGTCGATGCACAAAAAACTGCGCATTTTATTCAGGGCTTCTGGAATGCGCATGTTGAAGACTGGGATTGCCTGGATTTAGGCCGCCACGGCGATTACGCCAAACCTCGTGATCCAAGCGTCTTTTTGCACCCGCATCATGATGTCGTCGACCCGTCGAAGTGGCCAGAACTGCCGCTCACCAAAGGGTTGACGTTCGTCAATGCAGGCACTGATCTTATCTATGCGGCCTTTGTTTATGCACGCTATACCGGTGATGCCAGCGCGGCGGCATGGGGAAAACACCTCTACCGCCAATATGTACTGGCACGTAATCCTGAAACCGGGATGCCGGTATACCAATTCAGCTCACCACTTCAGCGCCAGCCGGTACCCGCAGATGACAACCAGACGCAATCCTGGTTCGGCGATCGCGCAGCGCGTCAGTTTGGCCCCGAATTTGGTGCTATTGCCCGCGAAGCGAATGTTCTGTTTCGTGACATGCGCCCGCTGCTGATAGACAGCCCGCTGGCCATGCTCGATATCCTGCGTCACCAGCCGGATGCCGACATCCTGACATGGGTGATTAGCGGTCTGAAAAGCTACTATCAGTTCGCCTATGATGTTGACAGCAACAGCCTGCGCCCGATGTGGAATGACGGCCAAGACATGACTGGCTACCGTTTTGTGCGCGATGGCTATTACGGTAAAGCCGGTACGGTTTTGAAACCGTTCCCACTGGAAGGCGATTATCTGCTGCCGCTGGTACGCGCCTGGGTACTGAGCGGTGATGATGAACTTGATACGCTTATCACCACCATGTTGACCCGGCTTGAAAAACAGGGAATCCATCAGTCAGCATCGCCATTCCTGTTGCTGGCCATCATCGAACTGGCTGAGGCCAAACAATCAGCCCAATGGGCAGAATATGCCTGGCAGATGGCAGAGATCCTGTTTAAGCGTTATTTCCATCATGGCCTATTTGTGCGTTCTGAACATCATCGCTACGTGCGTCTTGATGATCCGTTCCCGGTGATTTTACTGACAATTATCGCTGCCTGTAGAAATAAATGGGCAGAGATCCCCACCGTGTTAACCCAAGGGGGATATATTCATGGAGACTATCGAATGAATGGCGAAAATCGCGTGATCTACGATACCGAATTCATTTACCCGGAAAAATCAATCGGCTGA
- a CDS encoding YniB family protein: MTYQQAGLFAVVKRITGWVVFLPALLSTMISLANLVHTFTEKKQGINGVIQDFLHLVVEVLRFNTSFLDVFWYNSPVPDFSRLSAAATIMFWFIYLLMFVGLALQVSGARLSRQVRHIREGLEDQLILEKMKGEDGYSREELESRVVLPRHTIVLQFFPLYILPVLVAVVGYMVLKVLGIVT, translated from the coding sequence ATGACGTATCAACAGGCTGGCCTTTTTGCCGTAGTCAAACGTATCACGGGATGGGTCGTCTTTCTTCCGGCTTTATTATCCACCATGATTTCGCTGGCCAACTTGGTTCACACCTTTACCGAGAAAAAACAAGGTATTAATGGCGTAATACAGGATTTTCTTCACCTGGTTGTGGAAGTGCTACGGTTCAATACATCATTTCTGGATGTCTTCTGGTACAACTCACCCGTGCCTGATTTTTCCCGGCTGTCTGCCGCTGCCACCATCATGTTCTGGTTTATTTATTTGTTGATGTTTGTCGGGCTGGCGTTGCAGGTTTCCGGTGCCCGTTTATCCCGTCAGGTCAGGCATATTCGGGAAGGGCTTGAAGATCAACTGATTCTGGAAAAAATGAAGGGTGAGGATGGTTACTCGCGTGAAGAACTGGAATCACGGGTTGTGTTGCCCCGACACACCATTGTGCTGCAATTTTTCCCACTCTATATTCTGCCGGTGCTGGTTGCTGTTGTGGGGTATATGGTGCTCAAAGTATTGGGTATTGTAACCTGA
- a CDS encoding ABC transporter substrate-binding protein: MKKVILRALIASSLALMAHSAFAEEQVDLRMSWWGGNGRHQVTLKAIEEFQKKYPNIKVKAEYTGWDGHLSRLTTQIAGNTEPDVMQTNWNWLPIFSRTGDGFYDLNKVKDVLDLSQFDAKELQGTTVDGKLNGIPISVTARVFYFNTETWKKAGLSYPKNWDELQNAGKVFKEKLGDQFYPLVLEHQDSLALLNSYMIQKYNIPAVDEKNKKFSYTDEQWVEFFQTYKKLVDAHVMPSTKYYASFGKSNMYEMKPWIAGDWGGTYMWNSTITKYSDNLQPPAKLELGAYPMLAGAKEAGLFFKPAQMLSIGKSSKHPKEAAMLINYLLNSKEGVDALGLERGVPLSKSAVTQLRSAGVIKDSDPSVAGLNLALSLPHEAKTSPYFDDPQIVALFGDAIQYIDYGQKSVEETAKYFQRQADRILKRAMKE, encoded by the coding sequence ATGAAAAAAGTAATCCTACGCGCGTTAATTGCTTCATCTCTGGCTCTGATGGCGCATTCCGCCTTTGCTGAAGAGCAGGTTGATCTGCGTATGTCATGGTGGGGTGGGAATGGCCGCCACCAGGTAACACTGAAAGCCATTGAAGAATTCCAGAAAAAGTACCCGAATATCAAGGTAAAAGCGGAATACACCGGCTGGGATGGCCACCTTTCCCGTCTGACCACGCAGATTGCCGGTAACACTGAGCCGGATGTAATGCAGACAAACTGGAACTGGTTGCCGATTTTCTCCAGAACGGGCGACGGTTTTTATGACCTGAACAAAGTGAAAGATGTGCTGGACCTCAGTCAGTTTGATGCCAAAGAACTGCAAGGTACTACTGTTGATGGCAAACTGAACGGCATTCCGATTTCTGTAACCGCTCGCGTGTTTTATTTCAACACCGAGACCTGGAAAAAAGCCGGTTTAAGCTACCCGAAAAACTGGGATGAATTACAGAACGCCGGTAAAGTCTTCAAAGAAAAATTGGGTGACCAGTTCTACCCGCTGGTGCTGGAGCATCAGGACTCACTGGCGCTGCTGAATTCTTACATGATACAGAAGTACAATATCCCGGCGGTGGATGAGAAAAATAAAAAATTCTCCTATACCGACGAACAGTGGGTTGAATTCTTCCAGACTTACAAAAAACTGGTTGACGCACATGTTATGCCATCGACGAAATACTATGCGTCTTTCGGCAAGAGCAACATGTATGAAATGAAGCCCTGGATTGCGGGTGACTGGGGTGGCACTTATATGTGGAACTCCACCATCACCAAGTACTCCGATAACCTGCAACCACCCGCTAAACTGGAACTGGGCGCTTACCCAATGCTGGCGGGCGCGAAAGAAGCAGGCCTGTTCTTTAAACCGGCACAGATGCTTTCTATCGGTAAATCCAGTAAACATCCGAAAGAAGCCGCTATGTTGATCAATTACCTGCTCAACAGCAAAGAAGGGGTTGATGCGCTCGGGCTGGAGCGTGGTGTACCATTAAGCAAGTCAGCCGTCACACAGTTACGTTCAGCCGGCGTTATTAAAGATAGCGATCCGTCCGTGGCGGGTTTGAATCTGGCGTTGTCCTTACCACATGAAGCCAAAACATCGCCTTATTTTGATGACCCGCAGATTGTTGCGCTGTTCGGTGACGCTATTCAGTACATCGATTATGGCCAGAAATCTGTTGAAGAAACGGCAAAATACTTCCAGCGTCAGGCTGACCGTATTTTGAAACGCGCCATGAAAGAATAA
- a CDS encoding carbohydrate ABC transporter permease, with translation MNENRMLGLAYISPYIIGLIVFTAFPFLSSFVLSFTEYDLMSPPTFTGLENYHRMFMEDDLFWKSMGVTFAYVFLTIPLKLIFALLIAFVLNFKLRGIGFFRTAYYVPSILGSSVAIAVLWRALFAIDGLLNSFIGVFGLDPVNWLGEPALALMSVTLLRVWQFGSAMVIFLAALQNVPQSQYEAAMIDGASKWQMFMKVTVPLITPVIFFNFIMQTTQAFQEFTAPYVITGGGPTHYTYLFSLYIYDTAFKYFDMGYGAALAWVLFLVVSIFAAISFKSSKYWVFYSADKGGKNG, from the coding sequence ATGAATGAAAACAGAATGCTGGGGCTCGCTTATATCTCCCCCTATATAATAGGGTTGATAGTTTTTACGGCTTTCCCCTTTCTTTCATCGTTTGTACTCAGTTTTACTGAGTATGATTTAATGAGTCCACCCACATTCACCGGTTTAGAAAACTATCACCGGATGTTTATGGAGGACGACCTTTTCTGGAAATCCATGGGAGTTACCTTTGCATATGTCTTTTTAACCATTCCATTAAAACTGATTTTCGCACTGTTGATCGCTTTCGTGCTGAACTTCAAATTGCGGGGAATCGGTTTCTTTCGTACCGCCTATTACGTGCCGTCCATTCTCGGCAGTAGTGTGGCCATTGCGGTATTGTGGCGCGCACTGTTCGCCATTGACGGCCTGCTGAATAGCTTTATCGGTGTATTCGGCCTTGACCCGGTTAACTGGTTAGGTGAACCGGCACTGGCTCTGATGTCCGTTACCCTGTTGCGTGTCTGGCAGTTTGGTTCAGCGATGGTGATTTTCCTGGCTGCACTGCAAAACGTACCACAATCGCAGTACGAAGCGGCCATGATCGATGGTGCATCAAAATGGCAGATGTTCATGAAAGTGACTGTGCCACTGATAACACCGGTGATTTTCTTTAACTTCATCATGCAAACCACGCAGGCGTTCCAGGAATTTACCGCCCCCTACGTGATTACCGGTGGTGGCCCAACCCACTACACTTATCTGTTCTCACTCTACATTTACGATACTGCGTTTAAGTATTTCGATATGGGTTATGGTGCTGCACTGGCTTGGGTGCTGTTCCTGGTCGTGTCTATTTTCGCGGCTATCTCCTTCAAGTCATCTAAATACTGGGTGTTCTATTCCGCCGATAAAGGAGGAAAAAATGGCTGA
- a CDS encoding ABC transporter ATP-binding protein — protein MAEVIFNKLEKVYSNGFKAVHGINLTIKDGEFMVIVGPSGCAKSTTLRMLAGLETISGGEVRIGEKIVNNLAPKDRGIAMVFQNYALYPHMTVRENLAFGLKLSKMPKEKIDAQVNEAAKILELDELMDRLPRQLSGGQAQRVAVGRAIVKKPDVFLFDEPLSNLDAKLRASMRIRISDLHKQLKKSGHPATSVYVTHDQTEAMTMGDRICVMKLGHIMQVDTPDNLYHFPKNMFVAGFIGAPEMNIKAGKLLQENGQIHLQIGQYAMSLNQGKQDKVRDYVGKEICFGVRPEYVTVSETPFDGDHFQGELVRAENMGHEFFMYIKVNDFELTSRMPSDEARAIINNGLNRQVYFQFDMDKCHIFDAKTEQNISL, from the coding sequence ATGGCTGAAGTCATTTTCAACAAACTGGAAAAAGTCTACTCCAACGGTTTCAAAGCCGTACACGGTATCAACCTGACTATCAAAGACGGCGAGTTCATGGTCATTGTCGGCCCGTCTGGCTGTGCCAAATCCACGACCTTGCGTATGCTGGCAGGTCTGGAAACCATCAGCGGTGGTGAAGTCCGTATCGGCGAGAAAATTGTAAACAACCTCGCGCCGAAGGATCGCGGTATTGCCATGGTGTTCCAGAACTATGCGCTCTACCCGCACATGACCGTGCGTGAAAACCTGGCGTTTGGCCTGAAACTGAGCAAAATGCCGAAAGAAAAAATTGATGCCCAGGTTAACGAAGCCGCCAAGATTCTGGAGCTGGACGAACTGATGGATCGCCTGCCACGCCAGTTGTCGGGTGGCCAGGCACAGCGTGTGGCAGTAGGCCGCGCGATTGTGAAAAAACCCGATGTCTTCCTGTTCGACGAACCGTTGTCTAACCTGGATGCTAAACTGCGTGCTTCAATGCGTATCCGTATTTCTGACCTGCACAAGCAGTTGAAGAAAAGCGGCCACCCGGCAACCAGCGTTTATGTCACACATGACCAGACCGAAGCCATGACCATGGGTGACCGTATTTGTGTGATGAAGCTCGGTCATATCATGCAGGTGGATACACCAGATAATCTGTACCACTTCCCGAAAAATATGTTCGTCGCCGGTTTCATCGGTGCACCGGAAATGAACATCAAAGCGGGTAAATTGCTGCAAGAAAATGGACAAATTCACCTGCAAATTGGGCAATACGCCATGAGCCTGAATCAAGGCAAGCAGGATAAAGTTCGTGATTATGTTGGCAAAGAAATTTGTTTTGGCGTGCGCCCGGAATATGTCACGGTATCGGAAACCCCCTTTGACGGCGACCATTTCCAGGGTGAACTGGTACGTGCTGAAAATATGGGTCACGAGTTTTTCATGTATATCAAAGTAAACGACTTTGAATTAACCAGCCGTATGCCTTCGGATGAGGCACGCGCGATTATCAATAATGGACTGAACCGCCAAGTGTATTTCCAGTTTGATATGGATAAGTGCCATATCTTTGATGCAAAAACAGAACAAAATATTTCTCTTTAA
- a CDS encoding carbohydrate ABC transporter permease: MADIHSPLSAQDIAAAEVRRTLRRERINAGIRYTILLAVGVLMLYPLAWMFSASFKPNHEIFTTLSLWPTHITWDGFINGWKTGTEYNFGHYMINTFKYVIPKVLLTVISSTIVAYGFARFEIPWKNFWFATLIATMLLPSTVLLIPQYIMFREMGMLNSYLPLYVPVAFATQGFFVFMLIQFLRGVPRDMEEAAQIDGCNSWQVLWYVVVPILKPAIISVALFQFMWSMNDFIGPLIYVYSVDKYPIALALKMSIDVTEGAPWNEILAMASISILPSIIIFFMAQRYFVQGVTSSGIKG; this comes from the coding sequence ATGGCTGATATTCATTCCCCGTTGTCTGCGCAGGATATCGCTGCGGCAGAAGTTCGCCGCACGTTACGTCGTGAAAGAATTAACGCAGGCATCCGTTACACCATTCTGCTGGCTGTCGGCGTTCTGATGCTCTATCCGCTGGCCTGGATGTTTTCGGCATCGTTTAAGCCGAACCATGAGATTTTTACGACGTTGAGCCTGTGGCCAACACACATCACCTGGGATGGTTTTATTAACGGCTGGAAAACCGGTACGGAGTACAACTTCGGTCACTACATGATTAACACCTTCAAGTATGTGATCCCGAAAGTGCTGTTGACGGTAATTTCCTCCACTATCGTTGCTTATGGCTTTGCACGGTTCGAAATTCCGTGGAAGAACTTCTGGTTCGCCACGCTTATCGCCACCATGCTGTTACCCAGTACCGTATTGCTGATCCCGCAATACATCATGTTCCGTGAAATGGGCATGCTGAACAGTTATCTGCCACTGTATGTGCCGGTCGCGTTTGCAACACAAGGGTTCTTCGTCTTCATGCTGATCCAGTTCCTGCGTGGTGTACCGCGCGACATGGAAGAAGCCGCACAGATTGACGGCTGTAACTCCTGGCAGGTGCTGTGGTATGTGGTTGTCCCTATTTTGAAACCGGCCATCATTTCGGTCGCTCTGTTCCAGTTCATGTGGTCAATGAACGACTTTATCGGCCCGCTGATTTATGTTTACAGCGTGGATAAATACCCGATTGCGCTGGCTCTGAAAATGTCTATCGACGTTACAGAAGGCGCACCGTGGAACGAAATTCTGGCAATGGCGAGTATCTCCATTCTGCCGTCCATCATCATCTTCTTCATGGCGCAGCGCTACTTCGTTCAGGGCGTTACCAGCAGCGGAATTAAAGGTTAA
- the kduI gene encoding 5-dehydro-4-deoxy-D-glucuronate isomerase translates to MQVRQSIHSDHARQLDTAGLRREFLIERVFDADTSTMTYSHIDRIIVGGVMPVHQVLTLGDDIGKQLGVSYFLERRELGAINIGGAGVVSVDGEHYEIDNEEAIYIGKGARDVQFASVDPTRPAKFYYNSAPAHTSYPTRKITAAQASPQTLGDDATSNRRTINKYLVPEVLPTCQLSMGLTKLAPGNLWNTMPCHTHERRMEVYFYFDMDAETAVFHMMGQPQETRHIVVHNEQAVISPSWSIHSGVGTKCYTFIWGMVGENQVFSDMDHVKVSELR, encoded by the coding sequence ATGCAAGTCCGTCAGAGTATTCACAGTGACCACGCCCGTCAGCTCGACACTGCTGGCCTGCGGCGCGAGTTTCTGATTGAACGGGTTTTTGATGCGGACACCAGCACCATGACCTACAGCCACATTGACAGGATCATTGTCGGCGGTGTCATGCCTGTTCACCAGGTACTTACTCTCGGTGACGATATCGGTAAACAGTTGGGCGTGAGCTATTTTCTTGAACGTCGTGAACTGGGTGCTATCAATATCGGCGGTGCAGGTGTAGTGAGCGTCGATGGCGAGCACTATGAAATCGATAACGAAGAAGCTATCTATATTGGTAAAGGTGCCCGCGACGTTCAGTTTGCCAGCGTAGACCCGACACGGCCCGCAAAGTTTTACTACAATAGTGCCCCTGCACATACCTCGTATCCGACGCGTAAAATCACTGCCGCGCAGGCATCGCCACAAACGCTGGGTGACGACGCAACCAGTAATCGCCGGACGATTAACAAATATTTAGTTCCAGAGGTTCTGCCTACCTGTCAGCTCTCTATGGGCCTGACCAAACTGGCTCCGGGCAACCTTTGGAATACCATGCCGTGCCATACTCATGAGCGCCGCATGGAAGTGTATTTCTATTTTGACATGGATGCCGAAACGGCGGTGTTTCACATGATGGGGCAACCACAGGAAACCCGCCATATTGTGGTGCATAACGAGCAGGCGGTGATTTCACCGAGCTGGTCAATTCATTCCGGTGTAGGCACAAAATGCTACACCTTTATCTGGGGTATGGTTGGCGAGAACCAGGTTTTTTCAGACATGGATCACGTCAAAGTTAGCGAACTGCGCTAA